A region from the Pseudomonas promysalinigenes genome encodes:
- the zapE gene encoding cell division protein ZapE codes for MTPLERYQADLKRPDFFHDAAQETAVRHLQRLYDDLVHAQNNKPGMFGKLFGKKEQTPVKGLYFWGGVGRGKTYLVDTFYEALPFKQKMRTHFHRFMKRVHEEMKTLKGEKNPLTIIAKRFSEEAKVICFDEFFVSDITDAMILGTLMEELFKNGVSLVATSNIVPDGLYKDGLQRARFLPAIAMIKQYTDVVNVDSGVDYRLRHLEQAELFHYPLNDAAHQSMRASFKALTPECAQAVENDVLMIENRPIQALRTCDDVAWFDFRALCDGPRSQNDYIELGKIFHAVLLSNVEQMGVTTDDIARRFINMVDEFYDRNVKLIISAEVELKDLYTGGRLSFEFQRTLSRLLEMQSHEFLSRAHKP; via the coding sequence ATGACGCCCCTAGAACGATATCAAGCAGATCTGAAACGTCCCGACTTCTTCCATGACGCGGCGCAGGAAACTGCGGTGCGTCACCTGCAGCGCCTGTACGACGACCTGGTGCACGCGCAGAACAACAAGCCGGGCATGTTCGGCAAGCTGTTCGGCAAGAAAGAGCAGACGCCGGTCAAAGGCCTGTATTTCTGGGGTGGGGTAGGGCGCGGCAAGACTTACCTGGTCGACACTTTCTACGAAGCGCTGCCGTTCAAGCAGAAGATGCGCACGCACTTCCACCGCTTCATGAAGCGTGTCCACGAGGAAATGAAAACCCTCAAGGGCGAAAAGAACCCGCTGACCATCATTGCCAAGCGTTTCAGCGAAGAAGCCAAGGTCATCTGTTTCGATGAGTTCTTCGTCTCGGACATCACCGATGCCATGATCCTTGGCACCTTGATGGAAGAGCTGTTCAAGAACGGCGTCTCGTTGGTGGCGACCTCGAACATCGTCCCTGACGGCCTTTACAAGGATGGCCTGCAGCGCGCGCGCTTCCTGCCGGCCATCGCCATGATCAAGCAGTACACCGACGTAGTGAACGTCGACAGCGGCGTCGACTATCGCCTGCGTCACCTGGAGCAAGCCGAGCTGTTCCACTACCCGCTCAATGATGCGGCGCACCAGAGCATGCGTGCCAGCTTCAAGGCATTGACGCCTGAATGTGCTCAGGCTGTCGAAAACGACGTGCTGATGATCGAGAACCGCCCGATCCAGGCCCTGCGCACCTGCGACGACGTCGCCTGGTTCGACTTTCGCGCCCTGTGCGATGGGCCGCGTAGCCAGAACGACTACATCGAGTTGGGCAAGATCTTCCATGCCGTATTGCTGAGCAACGTGGAGCAGATGGGCGTCACCACCGACGACATCGCTCGGCGCTTCATCAATATGGTGGATGAGTTCTACGACCGTAACGTCAAGCTGATCATTTCAGCCGAGGTAGAACTCAAAGACCTTTACACCGGTGGGCGGCTGAGCTTCGAGTTCCAGCGGACCCTGAGCCGTTTGTTGGAGATGCAGTCGCACGAGTTTCTATCGCGCGCGCACAAGCCTTGA
- a CDS encoding GlxA family transcriptional regulator produces the protein MQAKDFFHLASLRYSKQLGLGLQPMFDICLVSPDGQPVDSFSNVQLPVDGGLDDADVIILPAFWDDFDNLMQRYPQVLPWLRAQHARGAVLCAEASGVFWLAESGLLDGKEATTYWRFFDSFAERFPKVRLNQDKHLTDADNLYCAGGTTSACDLYIYLIERFCGANVARAVARDILYEVQRNYTPGRMGFGGQKLHQDLIILQIQHWLEEHFADKFRFEDVARNHGMSIRNFMRRFQGATGDKPLHYLQRLRIETAKGLLSSTRKSIKTISYEVGYDDASFFARLFRQHTELSPNQYRQQFMQEA, from the coding sequence ATGCAGGCCAAGGATTTCTTCCATCTCGCCAGTTTGCGCTACAGCAAGCAGCTGGGCCTGGGCTTGCAACCGATGTTCGACATCTGCCTGGTGAGCCCTGACGGCCAGCCGGTAGACAGCTTCAGCAACGTGCAGTTGCCGGTCGACGGAGGGCTCGATGATGCCGACGTGATCATCCTGCCAGCGTTCTGGGACGACTTCGACAACCTGATGCAGCGCTACCCCCAGGTACTGCCCTGGCTGCGGGCGCAGCACGCACGCGGTGCGGTGCTGTGCGCAGAAGCCAGCGGGGTGTTCTGGCTGGCCGAGTCCGGCTTGCTCGATGGCAAGGAGGCCACGACCTACTGGCGCTTCTTCGACAGCTTCGCCGAGCGCTTCCCGAAGGTCCGGCTGAACCAGGACAAGCACCTGACCGACGCCGACAACCTGTACTGCGCCGGCGGCACCACATCAGCCTGCGACCTGTACATCTACCTGATTGAGCGGTTCTGCGGCGCCAATGTGGCGCGTGCCGTGGCGCGCGACATCCTGTACGAGGTGCAGCGCAACTACACCCCAGGGCGCATGGGGTTCGGTGGCCAGAAACTGCACCAGGACCTGATCATTCTGCAGATCCAGCACTGGCTGGAGGAGCATTTCGCCGACAAGTTCCGCTTCGAGGACGTTGCCCGCAACCACGGCATGAGCATCCGCAACTTCATGCGGCGCTTCCAGGGCGCGACCGGCGACAAGCCGTTGCACTACCTGCAACGGCTGCGCATCGAGACGGCCAAAGGCTTGCTGTCGAGCACGCGCAAGAGCATCAAGACCATCAGTTACGAGGTCGGCTACGACGATGCCAGTTTCTTTGCCCGGCTGTTTCGCCAACATACCGAATTGTCGCCGAACCAGTATCGCCAGCAATTCATGCAAGAGGCCTGA
- a CDS encoding NADP(H)-dependent aldo-keto reductase, with the protein MQYRKLGRTDLDVSALCLGTMTWGEQNTQDEAFEQIALAKASGINFIDTAEMYPVPPRPETYAATERIIGNWFRANGDRDDWVLASKVAGPGNGISHIRDGQLKHNRQHIVAALDESLKRLQTDRIDLYQLHWPERSTNFFGKLGYQHLASDLFTPLEETLEVLDEQVRAGKIRHIGLSNETPWGTMKFLHLADTRGWPRAVSIQNPYNLLNRSFEVGLAEVAIREQCGLLAYSPLAFGMLSGKYEHGARPEKARLSLFSRFARYSNPQTVAACSRYVQLAQAHGLDPAQMALAFVTGQPFVTSNIIGATDLVQLQSNLDSLKLTLSDELLAAIEAIHQEQPNPAP; encoded by the coding sequence ATGCAATACCGTAAGCTTGGCCGTACCGACCTCGACGTCAGCGCCCTGTGCCTGGGGACCATGACTTGGGGCGAGCAGAACACCCAGGACGAGGCTTTCGAGCAGATCGCCCTGGCCAAGGCCAGTGGCATCAACTTCATCGACACCGCCGAAATGTACCCAGTGCCACCGCGGCCGGAAACCTACGCCGCCACCGAGCGCATCATCGGCAACTGGTTCCGTGCCAACGGCGACCGCGACGACTGGGTGTTGGCCAGCAAGGTCGCCGGCCCTGGCAATGGCATCAGCCACATTCGTGACGGCCAGCTCAAGCACAACCGTCAGCACATCGTCGCCGCGCTGGACGAGAGCCTCAAGCGCCTACAAACCGACCGCATCGATCTCTATCAACTGCACTGGCCTGAGCGCAGCACCAACTTCTTCGGCAAGCTTGGCTACCAGCACCTGGCCAGCGACCTGTTCACGCCGCTGGAGGAAACCCTCGAAGTACTCGACGAGCAGGTGCGTGCGGGCAAGATCCGCCACATCGGCCTGTCCAACGAAACACCCTGGGGCACCATGAAGTTCCTGCACCTGGCCGATACCCGCGGCTGGCCGCGCGCAGTCTCCATCCAGAACCCTTACAACCTGCTCAACCGCAGCTTCGAGGTGGGCCTGGCCGAGGTAGCCATCCGTGAGCAATGTGGGCTGTTGGCCTACTCGCCGCTGGCCTTTGGCATGCTCTCGGGCAAATACGAGCACGGCGCCCGGCCAGAAAAAGCTCGCCTGTCCCTGTTCAGCCGTTTTGCCCGCTATTCCAACCCGCAAACCGTGGCGGCTTGCAGCCGGTATGTACAGCTGGCCCAGGCACATGGCCTGGACCCTGCCCAGATGGCCTTGGCATTCGTGACTGGTCAGCCGTTCGTGACCAGTAACATCATCGGCGCTACTGATCTGGTGCAATTGCAGAGCAACCTGGACAGCCTCAAGCTGACCCTGAGCGACGAGCTGCTGGCGGCAATTGAGGCGATTCACCAGGAGCAACCGAACCCGGCGCCTTGA
- the rplM gene encoding 50S ribosomal protein L13: MKTFTAKPETVKREWFVVDAAGQTLGRLATEIATRLRGKHKPEYTPHVDTGDYIVVINAEQVRVTGAKSSDKMYYSHSGFPGGIKEINFEKLIAKAPERVIETAVKGMLPKNPLGRDMYRKLKVYAGAAHPHTAQQPQELKI, encoded by the coding sequence ATGAAAACTTTTACTGCTAAACCGGAAACAGTAAAGCGCGAGTGGTTCGTAGTTGACGCCGCTGGCCAGACCCTGGGTCGTCTGGCTACCGAAATCGCTACCCGTCTGCGTGGCAAGCACAAACCAGAATACACCCCTCACGTTGACACCGGCGACTACATCGTCGTCATCAACGCTGAACAGGTTCGTGTGACTGGTGCCAAGTCTTCCGACAAAATGTACTACTCCCACTCCGGTTTCCCAGGCGGTATCAAGGAAATCAACTTCGAGAAGTTGATCGCCAAGGCCCCTGAGCGTGTTATCGAAACCGCGGTCAAAGGCATGCTGCCTAAGAACCCGCTGGGTCGCGACATGTACCGTAAGCTGAAAGTGTACGCGGGTGCTGCTCACCCACACACTGCTCAGCAGCCTCAAGAACTGAAGATCTAA